A stretch of DNA from Dokdonia sp. PRO95:
GCCTCTTGAGTGGACTTCCTTCCAGCTAGTAAACAAAGTGCGCTGGCTTATACGTAAGAACCGAAACATAAAAAAGATCAAAGTAGGGCACGCAGGCACACTAGACCCGCTCGCTACTGGTCTTATGATTATCTGTACAGGTAAGTTTACAAAGCGTCTACACGAGTTTATGGGTCAGGAGAAGGAATATACTGGCACCATCACTCTAGGTGGCACCACGCCTAGTTATGACCTGGAGACAGCCATAGATAAAGAATACCCTACCGAGCATATCACTGAGGAGGATATATACGCTTTCGCGAAAGCGTACCAAGGAAAAATAATGCAACGTCCACCTGTATTTTCTGCACTAAAAAAAGAAGGGAAGCGTCTGTATGAATTTGCAAGAGCAGGTGAGGAAGTAGAAATTCCGAAGCGAGAGATACACATCTCATCTTTTGAAATTACACGTATTGAAATGCCCGAAGTAGATTTTAAAGTAAGCTGCAGTAAAGGTACTTATATACGATCACTAGCGTTCGATTTTGGAGAAGGGCTTAAAAGTGGTGCCCACCTTACGGCGCTTAGAAGAACCAAAATAGGCGATTATAGCGTAGATAATGCACATCTTCTAGATGACTTTATAAGAGAGATTACTCAAAGCAATCCTGGCGATATCTAGAGGCGCGCCACCTACGAGTCATAACTTATGGCTTATTTTTTGTAACTTTTAAATACCTATGAAATTATCCCCATCAGATAAGGCACTACTCATTACCGTTTTTGGAGCGAGTTTTTTAGTGCTTGTATTTTTCTTTTTGGGAGTAAAACCATATCAGGGTGAGATAGCAGAGGAGTTTATAGAAATACCGGTTATTACTCAAAATCTAGAAGAACCGGAGGAAGAAACCAAAACACCAGTACAGCAAAGAACTCGTTTATCTAATCAAGCATACAACTCAAGTGAATTATCTAAAGCGCTGCAAGAGGAGGACGAGATAAGAAAGGCAATTGCACAGCGCCAGCAAAGCAGTGTTGAAAATCTTAATGAGCGCACAAATAATCAACTTAACGCCTTGCAAGAGGCTAGAGAAGCTGCTCTAGAAGAAAAGAAGAAAGAAGTACAAGCCGCAATAGAGGCAAGAGAGGATGCTAGAGACATTAAGAAAAAGAGCGCTTACAGACAGAGTACTGTTTCTTATAATTTAGTAGGTCGTACAGCAATTGCTTTACCTAACCCCGTGTATACTTGTGACGCTTTTGGCAAGGTGGTCATAAATATTACTGTAAATAATAAGGGGGTTATTGTAAAGAAAACGTTTAATAAAAATGCTTCTACAAGCGCAAATGGCTGCCTTATAGACCAAGCTATGAAATATTTAAACAGGGCCTACTTTGATAAAGGAACAAAAGCCACACAGCTAGGCAGTGTGACTTTTGATTTTCAAGGATAAGCTTATAATCTATTTTAATAGATGAAGTAAATCTTCTACAGTGTTTTGGCCTTTGTCTTTATTATACCACACTTGTAAGTCTTGTTTAAACTCTGGTGTGAGTTTACCGTGAGCTTCTTTATAATCATTTACCATTTTTGTAGCTTCAGATGGACGTGGTCCCCAGTCTCCAAGTACTTCTTGAGTTTCATTGTCAAAGGCAATAAGTCTTGGGATAGACCGACCACCGTTATATAAAAAACGATCCATAAGCTCAAGATTTTCATCTCTTAGAATGACCTTAAAATCAATGTTAGGGTTGAGGTCTGCAAACTTTTGCATTACAGGCATTGTTTGTGCCGCGTCACCACACCAGCTTTCTGTTAGTACAAGCCAAGTGGCTTTAACGTTATATTGCTTTATTGCGTTTTGAGACTCTTCAGACAGTTTTATGGTCTTATCTAGACGCTTCATACGTTTGTGATTGAGCATTGTATAGTTGTGCAATGCCTCTGTGACTTCTGGACCTGTATTTGTGCCTTCTAGGGCGTGAGTTTCTGTAAGTACTCTATAATCTTGGTAAGAGATTGCCTCAGAGAGACTTTCTTTGACTAGTTGTGTTGTTGTTTTTTGCATAGTTTCCATAGCCATTATGTCGCAGGCTTTACTACAAACTTACTATCTTTCGAGTTAGAAAAACAAATTGTAACCGTATGGAAAAACATAGATGTGGCTGGTGTGTGGGTGATGACCTATATGAGGCTTATCACGATAACGAGTGGGGAACTCCGCTTAGAGATGAAGATCTACTCTTTGAGTTTTTGGTTCTTGAGACTTTTCAAGCGGGATTGAGCTGGATTACAATTTTAAAAAAGAGAGAAAACTTTAGAGTTGCCTTTGATAATTTTGATTACAAGCGCATTGCCGCTTATAACGAAGATAAAATACAATCACTCTTGCAAGATGCTGGTATTATAAGAAACAAGCTAAAAGTACGTGGTACGGTTACAAATGCAAGGCTGTTTATGGAGATCCAAAAGGAATACGGCAGTTTTTCAAAATACCTATGGGATTATGTAGATAACACACCCATAAAAAATCACTGGAATGATTATAAAGAATGCCCAGCAAATACGCCTCTAAGTGATAAAATATCTAAAGATCTAAAAAAGCGAGGCTTCAAGTTTGTGGGAAGTACCATTATCTATGCATTTATGCAGGCCATAGGGATGGTAAATGATCACGATGTAAACTGTTTTAGGTACGAGATGGTACAAGAGTAGTAAAGCTACTATTTAAGATATTCTAAAAAGGTTTCTCTAGGTATTTCATCGGCGCCTAGGCTTGCGAGATGGTCTGTGTACATCTGGCAGTCTATGAGCTTGTATCCGTTTTTAGTAAGCTTTCGCGAAAGCGTAATAAACCCCACTTTACTGGCATTACTCATGGTTGCAAACATACTCTCGCCACAAAAAACACCTTTATCTTGCAAGTCTATACCATAGAGGCCTCCTACGAGTTTGTCTTCATGCCAGACTTCTACAGAGATTACATGACCTAATTCGTGTAATCTGAGATACGCGTCTATGATATCATTAGTAATCCATGTGCCGTCTTGACCGTTACGTTTAATACGCTTACAAGCGAGAATTACCTCTAAGAAATTTTTATTGTAAGTGACTTCAAAGTGGTTATCACGTAACACTTTGCGCATGGATTTAGACACATGAACGTCGCTAGGTTTTACGACCATACGTGGGTCTGGACTCCACCACAAGATGGGTTGCCCCTCATTATACCAAGGGAAAATACCAGATTTGTAGGCGAGTAATAACCAGTCTGTAGTAAGATCTCCACCTACCATAAGTAGTCCTTCTTCGTCTGCCAGATGGTGTTCTGGAAACCAAGGGTCATTATTCCAATGTTGATCTTCTGGGAGTAAAAGCACGAGTATAATTAATAGCTATGCACAAAGATAACTAGGCTTTGCTTCTATTAAAAGTATCGATTAACTTAAAATTTCTTCTTGTATGCCACACATAACCTAAAGCAAGCGGTGTATAAAAAGCAATAATTAAGGCCATGTAGGTAATATCTGTGAGAAAGTAATAGCTAGAAAAGAGCACAACAACACCTACAATTGCAACCTCTAAAACCGCATGACGAATGCGCTTTGAGAGTTTTGCTTTGAGCTGGTTTATACTAAAGGTGGTAGTAACACCACAGCGGTCGCATTTTTTTGAAATGCTTACACCTATTTGTTTTGAGAGTTCCGCACGTGTGCCAGCAAGAACATTTAGGCTCAAGTGGTTATGACAACTTTTACAAACTCCGTATACAATCATAGATTGATAAAGGTGTAAAAATAAAGAACCCAAAACAAGTTAATTGTTTTGGGTTCAAATCTCAATTTATTGAGCTTTATCGTCTTAAAATGGTAGATCGTCGTGATCGTCGCTATTAAGGTTTGTTGCAGGCTCAAATGAATCTGCTGGAGGCATAGGAGGTAATGGTTGTCCTCCACCAGCATTTGCTGCTGCAAGATTCTCTATGCGCCATCCTTGTATAGAGTTAAAATACTTAGTTTCACCTTGTGGATTTACCCACTCGCGACCTCTTAAGTTAATGCTTACTTTTACGTTTTGGCCAACAGCATAGTTGTTCAAAAGATCTGTTTTATCTTGTACAAACTCCACCATAATGTGCTGTGGGTATTGCTCTTCTGTCGTTACGACAAGTTCTCTTTTTCTAAAGCCGTTACTCCCAAATGTTTGAGTCTCACCTATCATTTTTACTTTACCTTGTACTTCCATCGCGTTCAATTATTAGGGTGTAAATTTATAAAAATCCTAGCGTTTTGCGAGCAGAACTCTCCACGCATTATCCACATTTTTTTTATCTAAATATTCCTTTGCTATTTTGTGCAGCGTTTCTTGCGTTGTTGTGGTGAGATTTGTTCTTAAATCCTGATGCTGTGCTATAAAACTAGAAATCTCATCTGCTGTAGGCAATTGCTCTACATTACCCAGCATACCTAGATCATTACCAGTAAGTATCGTACTATTTCTTATATCTTGAGGAATCATATCTACGCCTATTCCTGTTCTTAAAACAGGTTTAGGTACTTCAAAAAGTCCGTCTTTTGCACGGCTATACCAGTTTGCGCCCATACGTGATACTTGATCTATCTTGAGAGGATCTATTGCGCCATGAGCATCTAGTATCTCCTCATCAATATGCATTTTTAAAATTTCGCAAATCACAAGGTTTCCTGCACCCCCTTGATCACCTAGTGGCTTTACCTCAATTACTTTACACTCAAACTGTACTGGCGCTTCTGCAACGCAAGGAGGTTGTACCATCTCAGATGGCTTTTCTGTTAGCCCAGATTTTGTAAACTCATTTACTCCTTTTGCATAAGCCGTACTTGCCAGTGACATTTGCTGTACCATTGCATAGTTTACAATGTTTACAGTACATTCAGGTACTTCGAGTACGTTATCAAGTGTGTGTTTTGTGGTGTTATCACGACCACTTCTAGAAGGAGAATACACAAGAATAGGAGGATTTGCCCCAAAGACATTAAAAAAGCTAAAAGGAGCGAGATTTACTTTTCCATCCTTATCTACAGTACTTGCAAATGCAATAGGACGTGGTCCCACGGCGCCTGTAAGGTGGCCAAATAATTGTGGAACAGGTATTTCTTTAGGATCTATCGTGAGCATACATATCTTTTTAAAAAGTGTATCAAAAATAGGAATTCTTTAAGGGTATTAATAACGCTTTCGCGAAAGCTTAACAACAACCTCAACATCATTATAAGAAAAGCTGTCTAGCGGCTCTATTAATAAGTCTTTTGTGTAGGAATTTTAAGAATGACTTAGAAATATAGGGGTATAGACCCTTACATACTCACGTCATTATATCCCTAATAGATTTAGAAATCTGGATCATATTTGTAATGTATTAATCACTTAAAAAGATATGTCATGAATACAAATACGGAAGAGTGGGGACTTCTAGAAGAAATTTTTCAAGATGAGGAATTTGATGTTTCTTATTTCTCAATTGAATTTTCAGATGGTAGCTCATATGAGTACCAAGGATAGATGATAAGCCACTATACATTGTTTTGAG
This window harbors:
- a CDS encoding thioredoxin family protein; this translates as METMQKTTTQLVKESLSEAISYQDYRVLTETHALEGTNTGPEVTEALHNYTMLNHKRMKRLDKTIKLSEESQNAIKQYNVKATWLVLTESWCGDAAQTMPVMQKFADLNPNIDFKVILRDENLELMDRFLYNGGRSIPRLIAFDNETQEVLGDWGPRPSEATKMVNDYKEAHGKLTPEFKQDLQVWYNKDKGQNTVEDLLHLLK
- the truB gene encoding tRNA pseudouridine(55) synthase TruB, with translation MSEITSLTDQDFRDGQVLIFDKPLEWTSFQLVNKVRWLIRKNRNIKKIKVGHAGTLDPLATGLMIICTGKFTKRLHEFMGQEKEYTGTITLGGTTPSYDLETAIDKEYPTEHITEEDIYAFAKAYQGKIMQRPPVFSALKKEGKRLYEFARAGEEVEIPKREIHISSFEITRIEMPEVDFKVSCSKGTYIRSLAFDFGEGLKSGAHLTALRRTKIGDYSVDNAHLLDDFIREITQSNPGDI
- a CDS encoding flavin reductase family protein — its product is MLTIDPKEIPVPQLFGHLTGAVGPRPIAFASTVDKDGKVNLAPFSFFNVFGANPPILVYSPSRSGRDNTTKHTLDNVLEVPECTVNIVNYAMVQQMSLASTAYAKGVNEFTKSGLTEKPSEMVQPPCVAEAPVQFECKVIEVKPLGDQGGAGNLVICEILKMHIDEEILDAHGAIDPLKIDQVSRMGANWYSRAKDGLFEVPKPVLRTGIGVDMIPQDIRNSTILTGNDLGMLGNVEQLPTADEISSFIAQHQDLRTNLTTTTQETLHKIAKEYLDKKNVDNAWRVLLAKR
- a CDS encoding DNA-3-methyladenine glycosylase I — its product is MEKHRCGWCVGDDLYEAYHDNEWGTPLRDEDLLFEFLVLETFQAGLSWITILKKRENFRVAFDNFDYKRIAAYNEDKIQSLLQDAGIIRNKLKVRGTVTNARLFMEIQKEYGSFSKYLWDYVDNTPIKNHWNDYKECPANTPLSDKISKDLKKRGFKFVGSTIIYAFMQAIGMVNDHDVNCFRYEMVQE
- a CDS encoding DUF3127 domain-containing protein encodes the protein MEVQGKVKMIGETQTFGSNGFRKRELVVTTEEQYPQHIMVEFVQDKTDLLNNYAVGQNVKVSINLRGREWVNPQGETKYFNSIQGWRIENLAAANAGGGQPLPPMPPADSFEPATNLNSDDHDDLPF
- the aat gene encoding leucyl/phenylalanyl-tRNA--protein transferase; the encoded protein is MLLLPEDQHWNNDPWFPEHHLADEEGLLMVGGDLTTDWLLLAYKSGIFPWYNEGQPILWWSPDPRMVVKPSDVHVSKSMRKVLRDNHFEVTYNKNFLEVILACKRIKRNGQDGTWITNDIIDAYLRLHELGHVISVEVWHEDKLVGGLYGIDLQDKGVFCGESMFATMSNASKVGFITLSRKLTKNGYKLIDCQMYTDHLASLGADEIPRETFLEYLK